Below is a window of Blastocatellia bacterium DNA.
GCCGCGCTCGTCTATCTCTCCGAGGAGAGCGAAGTGGGGACCTGCTTCGGAGAGATAGCGACCGGCCAGACATCCGGCATAAGCAGCGCGCACGCGCCCGTCATCGTCTCTGATCTCCGCATAGTGGTGGTAATGACCGAGCGCCGCGTAGGAGAATCCTTGCGCGAGCAATTCCCCGCGGGAGAACGGGGCGGTGAACAATTTGTCCTCCTCGAAGCGATCTCTCCCCGCATATTCGATCCACGAACCGTGAAAGAGGAGCACGCTCACCCGCGCCGGGGGGCGCGGGATCGGATTCCGCAAAAGCCGCTCCTCGAGACGAACGTTCTCCAAGAACGCGCGTCCGGTGATGGTGACTTCGGAGCGCGCCGGATGGCGGATGGTCTCGAACTCAGAGGACCGAAAAATGTGGACGTTCTTCGGCCATGTGGGCAAGCCGCGGGCGCGCAGGACATCGCCGTTATACGGCGAGGTCGGCGAGTAGAAGTCGTGATTGCCGGGAGCGATGAAGACGGGGATGGGATCGAGCGCGGCGAAGGCGTCGATCAACTGCGCGATGGTCTCGGCCGAGATCGTCTCATCGTCCCAGAGATCGCCGGGGAGAAGGAGCGCTTCGACATCACGCTCGCGGGCGAGATGACAAGCCTTGCGCGCGGCCTCGGCGATCTCTCGAATCCGTTGCTCGCGTTTCTCCTTGGGCCAGGCCAAGCGCGATCCCGTCAGTCGAGAGTCCAGATGGACGTCGGAGAACTGCAAGAAGCGAAACGTCGCGGCCATGTGGTTCGTCCTCGCTCATCTGATGCCCCATCCGCTGGAGGGGGGAGATTGGTGAGCGCCTCTCACTTCACGTTGAGATTGTAGGCCTTGATCTTGCTGTTGAGCGTCGTCGGATTCATGCCGAGCAAGCGCGCGGCGCGGCTCTGATTGCCGCCGGTGAGCTCCAGGGCGCGCCGAATGAGGCGGATCTCGAACTTGGCGACCTCGTCGTAGAAGGAGATGCCTTGCGCGATCGGAATGTCGCGCACGAGATCCTCCGTCTTCAGGCGATGGAGGAAATCCTCGGCGGCGCGAGGATCGAGGATCTCATCGGGCAAGCAGTCGAGCGTGATCCGATCGCCGCGGGCGATGATGACGGCGCGCTCGATCACATTCTCTAACTCCCGCACATTGCCTGGCCACGGGTATTCTTCCAGCACGCGCAGCACCTCCGGATCCAGGTCGGTCGAGATGTTCCGATTGTTCTCGGCGTTGAATTTCCGGATGAAGTGCTGGGTGAGCGGCAGGATGTCCTCCTTCCGCTCGCGCAGCGGCGGCAGATGGATCGTGATGACGTTGAGGCGATAGAAGAGGTCCTCGCGGAAGCGACCTTCGCTCACGGCCTTTTTGAGATCAATGTTGGTCGCCGCGATGATCCGCACGTCCACCCGCCGCGTCGTCGTATCGCCGACGGGGGTGAATTCCCGTTCTTGGATGACGCGCAAGAGCTTGGCCTGAATGTCGAGGCTGATGTTGCCGATCTCATCCAGGAAGATGCTGCCGCCGTCGGCGATCTCGAAGCGCCCTTTCTTGGCGGCAATGGCGCCGGTGAAGGCGCCTTTGACATGGCCGAAGAGATCGCTCTCCAGAAGCTCCGGGGAGACGTTGCTGCAATTGACGGCGACGAATTGCCCGGTCTCCGCGCGCGGGCTCATGAAGTGAATGGCGCGCGCGATCAGCTCCTTGCCCGTTCCCGATTCCCCCTGGATGAGGACGGTCGAACGGGTGGGGGCCACTTGCGCGACGAGATCGAGCACCTTGCGCATCTTCGGACTGCGGGCGATGATCTGACGCAGCGCTGAACCTTGACGCAGCGTCTGGCTCAAGATGCGGCGTTCTTCGTCCTTACGCCGACGACGGATGCCGGCCTCGACAATCTGCAGGATCTGATCGTTCTGGAACGGCTTGCGGATGCAATTGAACGCTCCCAATTGCCAGGCGGCCATTGCCGTCTCGAACGTCGCATAGGCGGTGATGATGACGACGACAGCTTCCGGATCCACGCGCAAAAGCTCCTGCAGGGTCGCGATGCCCCCCATGCCGGGCATGGAGACGTCCAAAAGGACGAGATCATATGGGCGCTCGCGGAACTTCTCTAATCCCTCTTCGCCCGTGCGCGCGACGTCCACCCGATACCCCTCGGCCGAGAGGAGGCTCTCCAGAACATCGCGCATGACCTCCTCATCGTCAATGACCAGGATCGTGCCCTTGCGCCCCATAGCTTTCTAAATGCTAGCACAGAGGTTGGGGGTGAAGGAACGGATGCGCGTCCGCGGTGGAAGGCCTCAATCTCCAGCCGCGGCCACGCGATCGAGGGGACGGAACGCCCGTTCCAGCGCCGGCAGCGCGATGGTGAAGCGCGTTCCTCGGCCCACCTGACTCTCGACGAAGATGCGCCCGGCGTGTTCCTGAATGATGCCGTAGCTGAGCGCCAGGCCCAAACCCGTTCCACGTCCCACGCCCTTGGTCGTGAAGAACGGATCGTAGATGCGAGTGATGTGCTCGGGCGGGATGCCCACGCCCGTGTCTTCGACATCCACGCAAACCTGACCATTGCTCACGTAGGCGGCCAGCGTGAGCCGCCCTCCCTCGGGCATCGCATCGCGGGCGTTCAAGATGAGGTTCATGAAGACCTGCTGCAACTTCGTCGCGTCGCCGAGGATTGGCGGGAGCTCCTCGGGGTATCGCTTCACCACCTCGATGCGCGTATTGCGCAACTGCGGCTCCAAAAGCTGGAGCGTATCATCGAGGACCTTGCGGATATCGAGTTCGCTGACGGTCGGCCGCTCCATGCGGGCGAAGTTGAGCAGATTCTGGACGATCTGTGAAGCCCGCAGCACTTGCGTCTCGATCTTCTCCAGAAGCGAGCGGCGCGGATCATCGGCCGAGAATTGCTTGAGCAACATCTGCGTGTAACTGGAGATGCCGGCCAACGGAGTGTTCACCTCGTGCGCGATGCCGGCGGCCAGCAAGCCCAACGAGGAGAGCTTCTCGCGTTGCTGCAGCTGCTCTTCCAGCCGCACCCGATGCGTCATGTCTTCGAGCACGAGCAACGATCCCGATGGCTCCCCTGAGCGCATCCACAGCGGCACGATCGAGACGTTGAGCACCAGATCGCGCTCGCGATCCGCGCGCCATCGGAATTTGTAAATGTTCCGTGCTTCGGGCACTGCCCATCCATAGGGCCGCGTGACGTCGTGCAGGGCGCGAATCAGATCGGCGTCCAGAAGCGTCTCGATCGGACGATCGAGCGCCTGCGGCCGCGCGATCCCCAGCAATTCTTCCGCCGCTGAGTTCCACATCGTGACGCGCCCCTCGGGCGTGAGCGCGATGATCCCCACGTTGATGGATTCGATGATGCTCTCGCTGAAGTCCTTCAGATGCGCCAATTCGGCCGCGCGCTTGGCCTGCTCGCGATAGAGGAGACTGTTCTCAATGGCGATGGCGACGTAGCCGGAGATGACGCGGAGCAGCTTCACCTCTTCCGAGGTCAAGAGCGGCGCATCGAGCGGCCGACCAAGGGCCAGAATCGCAATCGCGCGCTCATGAATCGAGCACGGGACGAAATACTGCAAATCATCCACGCCGCGCGCGAAGGTGTCCGGAAGCCAAGGCATCACATCGCGCGCGAGGACGCCCCCAGGACCGCTCTCCGCGCAGACGATTCGTCCGAAATCTTGCGGTAGCTGCAACTCGCTCTCTCGCACGCCGTGCGAGCGCGCCAGGCGATAGCCAGCCGGGGCCTCGGCATCTTCGATGAAGATGGCGACCTTCTCCACGGCGAAGGCCCGCCGCACCCATTCGACCGTCTGCTCCAGAAGAGCGGAGAGGTCCGTCGTCGCCGAGATCGTCCGGATGAACGCATCGAGATTGCGACGGGCGCTGTACCGCTCGCCATAAAAGAGCCGGTCCATGCGTTCCATGAGCCAATTCTTGATCGGAGCGAAGAGCATGGCGATGGCGAGCACGCCACTGACGGTGACCGCTTGCAAGACCCAGCTCGGAGCATTCGGCACAAGCGCCGTGATGAGCGCCGCCCCTTTCCCAATGAGGATCAAGTAAACGCCGGCCACCGATGCCGTCGCCAGGAAGTGGACGAAGCTGCGGCGCACGATCACGTCCACGTCCATCAGCCGATACCGCACAATCGAATACCCGAATGAAAGCGGGATGAGGATGAGCGGCCCGATGGCCAAGGCTTCCACGAGCGGCGAGACGGTGGACGCGGTGAAGTAGGTGTACAGTTCGTAAGCCGTGAAGGGAACGATGCTGACGCCCAATCCCCAAACGATCCA
It encodes the following:
- a CDS encoding DNA repair exonuclease; this encodes MAATFRFLQFSDVHLDSRLTGSRLAWPKEKREQRIREIAEAARKACHLARERDVEALLLPGDLWDDETISAETIAQLIDAFAALDPIPVFIAPGNHDFYSPTSPYNGDVLRARGLPTWPKNVHIFRSSEFETIRHPARSEVTITGRAFLENVRLEERLLRNPIPRPPARVSVLLFHGSWIEYAGRDRFEEDKLFTAPFSRGELLAQGFSYAALGHYHHYAEIRDDDGRVRAAYAGCLAGRYLSEAGPHFALLGEIDERG
- a CDS encoding sigma-54 dependent transcriptional regulator, with the translated sequence MGRKGTILVIDDEEVMRDVLESLLSAEGYRVDVARTGEEGLEKFRERPYDLVLLDVSMPGMGGIATLQELLRVDPEAVVVIITAYATFETAMAAWQLGAFNCIRKPFQNDQILQIVEAGIRRRRKDEERRILSQTLRQGSALRQIIARSPKMRKVLDLVAQVAPTRSTVLIQGESGTGKELIARAIHFMSPRAETGQFVAVNCSNVSPELLESDLFGHVKGAFTGAIAAKKGRFEIADGGSIFLDEIGNISLDIQAKLLRVIQEREFTPVGDTTTRRVDVRIIAATNIDLKKAVSEGRFREDLFYRLNVITIHLPPLRERKEDILPLTQHFIRKFNAENNRNISTDLDPEVLRVLEEYPWPGNVRELENVIERAVIIARGDRITLDCLPDEILDPRAAEDFLHRLKTEDLVRDIPIAQGISFYDEVAKFEIRLIRRALELTGGNQSRAARLLGMNPTTLNSKIKAYNLNVK
- a CDS encoding ATP-binding protein, with protein sequence MSRQTIFLLLVTGALVLLGTLNLHSRLQRPQIPYDGVIWADSPRGVVAAVVDPQGPAARAGVRQGDYLVGISLNGEAPFDAIARASDVQIYLEAAGVGAPISYALERENVYGDRSTWAADIPELVAKPQKLGRGLYLAAIGLVYLVIGLYVLLRQGSAPYVRHFYGICLMAFVVHFYSFTETFDRLDRIIFLTDNAALLLLAPLFLHFAALFPLRRQIVARRRAVTVALYVPAVILLALEIALAVGWRPQSESVLRLRARLDAAALVQFIVCFLAGGGLLFRTFLKAETPLLRQQMKWIVWGLGVSIVPFTAYELYTYFTASTVSPLVEALAIGPLILIPLSFGYSIVRYRLMDVDVIVRRSFVHFLATASVAGVYLILIGKGAALITALVPNAPSWVLQAVTVSGVLAIAMLFAPIKNWLMERMDRLFYGERYSARRNLDAFIRTISATTDLSALLEQTVEWVRRAFAVEKVAIFIEDAEAPAGYRLARSHGVRESELQLPQDFGRIVCAESGPGGVLARDVMPWLPDTFARGVDDLQYFVPCSIHERAIAILALGRPLDAPLLTSEEVKLLRVISGYVAIAIENSLLYREQAKRAAELAHLKDFSESIIESINVGIIALTPEGRVTMWNSAAEELLGIARPQALDRPIETLLDADLIRALHDVTRPYGWAVPEARNIYKFRWRADRERDLVLNVSIVPLWMRSGEPSGSLLVLEDMTHRVRLEEQLQQREKLSSLGLLAAGIAHEVNTPLAGISSYTQMLLKQFSADDPRRSLLEKIETQVLRASQIVQNLLNFARMERPTVSELDIRKVLDDTLQLLEPQLRNTRIEVVKRYPEELPPILGDATKLQQVFMNLILNARDAMPEGGRLTLAAYVSNGQVCVDVEDTGVGIPPEHITRIYDPFFTTKGVGRGTGLGLALSYGIIQEHAGRIFVESQVGRGTRFTIALPALERAFRPLDRVAAAGD